From Methanolacinia paynteri:
TTCCTGGACGGTGAGAGCCCGAAGGGAATCTTTGCGATCCGTCATTTCAACAGGCCCAATCCGATCGGCTTCTCGATTGTCGATCTCCTCGGTGTGAAGGGAAACAGGCTGAAGATAGGTTCGGTCGATATCCTGGACGGAACACCGCTGCTTGACATCAAGCCGTATGTATACAGGTTCGATCACCGCGATGAGGTAAAGAGCGGCTGGGTTGATGAAAAGCACCTTGACGATATCGAAGAGTGGAATGCCACCCCGAAAGAATTGAGAGACCGGGAAAGAACCAAGTTTGAATGATATTGGAAATAAATTCCTCATCATTCAAATCATCAGGAAAAATTGTTTTTCTATCAATGAATCAAATGAAATTGTTTAATATGCCTCAAAAGTAAAACTGAACCATATGGTTAAAAAATTATTGGCTGCAACAGTCGGCCTTCTGCTGGTTTTTTCCGTATTACTGTGCGGATGTACCGGATCAGGCGATTCGGGCACCGTTCAGGCTGACAATGCATCCGGCGAAGAGAGCCTGCTGGTATACTGCGGCGCAGGAATGAAAGCCCCGATGCAGATCATCGGTGATAAGTTTACTGAAGAGACGGGAATTCCGGTAACATACAATTATGCAGGGTGCGGTCAGCTCCTTGCCCAGATGGAGCTTACACAGATGGGGGATGTCTTCATGCCGGGAGCAACACTTGAGTTTAATAATGCTAAGAAAAAGGGAATTGTAGGGAATGAATCCCTTGTGGCATATCATATCCCGGTCATCGGTGTGCCTTTGGGAAATCCCGCAAACATAACGTCGCTTGAAGATCTCACGAAAGGGGGAGTAAAGGTCTCCATGGGTGAACCTGACAGCATGGCTCTCGGAACGATTGCAAAGAACATTTTCAACAAGAGCGGCATCCTTGACGAGGTAATGGATAATGTCGTTGTCCAGAGGGCGACAGTAAACGAGATTGTAACAGATATAACTCTCGGCAATGCCGATGCAGCGATTATCTGGTCGGATCTCTACAATCCTGAAACAATGGAGATAATTGAGATACCGCGTTCGCAGAACCTGATAAAGATTATTCCGATTGGAACTCTGACATTCTCCGATCAACCGGAGACAGCCCAGAAGTTCGTAGATTTCGTTGCCTCGGATTCAGGCGGCAAAGCCATATTCGAGGAATACGGATTTATCGTGTATCCTAATTCGGAATATGCGGACATCACTCCCTAATTTTTTTATTTATGAAGTCTGCAGTTTTTGTGTTTTCAGGAATCTGTTCTTTTGGCAATATTTCTGCAGGAATAACCGGCATAACAGATTAAGAGGAAATTTATGTATATATCTGTAAATGGAGGGTTCAGGATTTTATTGCCCGGAAAGGTGAGTGGAATAAGTGAGTGATATCAGGCATTCCCGGCTCAAAAGGTTTTCAATAGGCGTCGGGGTATTCGTTACTGCTTTCATACTGGTTGTGCTCCTCCTGATTGTTTCATATTCCGGGCCGGAGGCGTTGGTCTCATCGATATTCTCTGATGAGATGATGTTTGCGATCTACCTGTCTATCGTTACATCTGTGACTTCGACCGGGCTTTGCATACTTTTTGCCATTCCGGTTTCTTATGCACTCGCAAGATATGAATTCCCCTTCAAGAACCTAATCAACACGTCAATCGATCTCCCGCTCGCACTTCCTCCCCTTGTGGCAGGTGTCGGCCTTCTTCTTCTCTTTGGGCAGACGGCTCTCGGGAAAGGTCTTGCAGCGGCTGGAATAGAATTCATATTCACACCTCTCGGGATAATCGTGGCGCAGTTCTTTGTAAATCTCCCTTTTATGGTGAGAATTCTCAGATCTACATTCCAGTCGGTAAGCCCGAGGTATGAATATGTCGCGAGAACCCTCGGGTGCAGTGAGCTTCAGGCATTTATAAAGGTCACACTTCCGATGGCAAAGAACGGGTTTTTTGCAGGGACCGTGATTACATGGTCGAGGGCTATTGGAGAATTCGGAGCGGCTTTAATGGTCGCAGGTGCAACGAGAATGAAAACCGAGTCGCTTCCTGTTGCGGTGTTTTTGAACATGTCGACAGGGGATCTCGATATGGCAACGGCCGCCGCGACCATCCTGATAATTATTGCAATCATCTCATTGTACGTGTTTGAAAGATACGGGGGAACCACTCAGATCTAACGGTGTAGCCTATGCTGGAATTAAAAGATATTTCTATTAAACTGGGTGAATTCTCCCTTGAGAAGATAAATCTCTGTGTTGATAAGGGTGAATACATGGTCATCCTCGGACCGACCGGAGCCGGAAAGACTATAGTACTCGAAACGATTGCAGGGATATATCCACCTGATTCAGGGAGCATAGAATTGAACGGAGAGGATATCACGTTTGCCGACCCGAAGGACAGGAACATCTCGATGGTCTACCAGGATTATATGCTCTTCCCGCACCTTTCCGTGTATGAAAACATCGCCTTCGGCCTCTCGGTGAAGAAGACACCGGCAGACGAGATTGAAAAAAAGGTGTCCGAGGTTGCGGAGATCCTCGGGATCTCGCATCTCCTCCACCGGTCCGTTATAAATCTAAGCGGCGGGGAGAAGCAGAGGACTGCAATATCGCGGGCGATCGTGATGGAGCCCCATGTCCTTCTTCTCGACGAACCTCTCAGCGCACTTGATGTAAGAACCCGTGAAAGGTTGAGGAAAGAGCTTAAGAGACTTCATACGAGGTTTAAGACTACCGTTCTCCATGTCACCCACAACTTCGAGGAGGTCTTCTCCCTTGCGGATCGCGTTGCGGTCCTCAACCAGGGAAAGATAATACAGATCGGTGTCCCCGACCAGGTGTTCTCGCAGCCCGAGTCGAAGTTCATTGCCGAGTTCGTGGGCACGGAGAACATATTCCGCGGTGATATAACATCCGGTTCAGGCTGTTCTGTTATTACAGTTGATGGTCTTGAAATTGTTTCCACCGCAACGGGAATTGAGGGAAATGTCTATGCCTCAGTCCGGCCGGAAGACATAATGCTCTCAAGAGAACCTTTGAAGACTCCTGCAAGGAATTCGTTCGAAGGTGTTGTAGAGAGTATCACCAATAACGGAACGATGGTCGAGATCCGGGTAGACGCAGGAATCCCGTTTGTTACTGTTCTTACGAGAAGAGGATTCAGCGATATCGGGATAAAAGAGGGAGATTCGGTTTTCCTGACCTTCAAGGCGGCGGCTGTTCACGTATTTTCGTGATCTTTCAGCTCTTCATGCCGCCCAGGTCAGATACTGCTCTGTCTATTGCATTGCAGGCAGACCGTGTGTCGACGGAGGCGACACCGATCATCACTTTTTTTCTGTTTACTAATATTTTCACGGAGATTATGCCTTCGTGCTCCCCGATCTTCCCGGCGATCTTTCCGTAATCCATAGGAATATTCTCTAAAACACCGGAGAAAGTTACAATTGAGGCACCTGCAGGAGCTCTTTCATCCTCCTCCAGTTCTTTGACAAGCCCGCCAAGAGTATAATAATCATCGAATGCATCGAGCGATTCGATTACGTCATCGACTGTAGGATCTCTGAGCAGGCATTCACCGGATTCCAGCTCTCCCTTGACGATCTTTTTGAATCCGTACTCCTTGAATCCCTCGATTATTGCATACTTCATCCCCAGGTCACAGAGAATTTCAAGAGATCTGTCAAGGTCGTCATCCCTTACTGTAAGAACGGTCTTTTCCGCGTCCACCCCTGCAACGCATTCGGCACCGTGCTCGTAATGCGTAGTCGTATCCTTTCCTTCCGCGAGCTCAAAGATGTGGTGGCCCATGTGCTTGATGACTCCTACCTTTCCCGGAAACATTACTGTCATTCTTTCGAGAAGGCGGTGTATAAAATAGGTTTTGCCGGAATTCGACCTTCCTACTACCTGAATTACTTTCATCCTGAAGCAGTCCCTATCGTGTGCTCACTGAATGAACCGGGAAGGGAACATTCCCTGATTCCATCTCTTCAAGGACTTCGTCTATATGGATTATCTCGCTGTAATCCGAGCCTGCGAGGCAGTACCCCGATTTATCTATGGCCCATACGGGGTATTTTATCGCAGCATCCGGAATATCGATCGTGGGGAGTTTCCTGAAATTAAGGAGGTCGTGCGGATTTCTCTTAAGATTTCCGGCGATCTCATCAAGCTCTTCAACCCACCGCTTCAGCTCTCTCACATCAACCTTGTTCCATCTGAGTATCTGGTTAATCTTCATGTACGCATCTCGTTCGAGAAGAACGACATTGACGGATGATTCGTTGCCGAGATAGAATTCAAAGAAATCGGCTACATCATCAAGTCTTTTTGACAGAAAATCCAGTGAACTGCCAACCCCGCTGATTCCGGATTTGATCTCTTTTTCATCTAGGAATTTCAGATTCCTGAGATCCTTTTTAAGTTCCTGGAGGGTTTTAGTAATATCTTTTATTTCATTTACATTGTTCCTGAATTTTTCATGAATCTCCGTCAGGAAGAATGCGGCTTCTTCTTCTGCACCCATTGGATATTAGTATGGAAAGACAGGGATATAATCGTTTCAACATCGGCAGGTTAGAGGGTTTTTACTTTAATGGCCGTATTGTTGCTTGAAATGAAACCTTTTTCTAATTAACTGGTAAAAAATAATTAGATCTACATATATGCTGCAGCTGCAGTTGCCATTCCCGGAGAATAGTTATGAGAGTTGTAAAACTTACACCAAAACCACGAAAAAATCCCAATCTTCCCGTAGAAGCAGAATCAATAATCCCCGAGCATTTTATGGATGAATCATTCCGCGACCTCAGTGTATGGGAGGGGAACAAGGAGAAAAGCTTCTGTGATTTCTTCGATATAGAAATTGCCGGCGAAGCCGCTTCCCCCGACGATATCGTACTTGTGCTTGCTGGCGAAACCAGGACATTAAAGCGTATCGGCGAATATATGACCGCAGGAAAGATCACTGTCGAAGGCGATATCGGAATGCACTGCGGGAATTTCATGAGCAGCGGAACAATCGAGATCATGGGTGATGCGGACGGGTGGCTCGGCCGCGAAATGAGGGGCGGAAGGATTCTGTGTCACGGGAATGCGGGCCATTACTGCGGTTCGGGATATCGTGGAGAGAAGAGAGGAATGCGTGGAGGTGTCCTCGAGGTGATGGGAGATACCGGTGATTTCTGTGGCGAATTCCTTGCAGGCGGGGAGATCATAATTCATGGAAACTGCGGCGATATGACAGGTGTCGATATGAGAGACGGCATCCTGAAGGTCTACGGCGAATGCAGAAGAGCCTGCGGGAACATGAAGGGCGGCACTGCATATTTCTTCGGGAAAGTGAATGCAATGCACCCGACATTCAGGGATGAAGGGGAGACGAACGTTGACGGAAAAATAATGCATCATTTCGCTGGTGATGTGGCAAACAGGGGGAAGGGATCACTTTACGTAAAAGAATATGAATACTATTAATTTGAGTTTTTAAGCCTGAAAATTTATTATTTTTTTGAATAATTTCATTTCCTTTATTTTTTATTGTGAAGATCGGCCTTCAGCCTGTCGATCGCATCCATCACGGCTTTGAATGCCTCCTGCCTGTGCGATGCTGCGACAGCGATATAAGTCACGTCATCGCCGGCATACAATCTTCCCTTGCTGTGGTAGAAGCGGACCCCGAGGATTCCGGGCACCTTCTCCATATCCTTCCTGATTTCGGCAATTATCTTGTCAATATAATCATAGTCGGAAAAGTCCATGTATTCGGTTCTCTCTTCTCCAGTGATCTCCCTGACAATTCCGTTGAAGTGGAGGTAGCACCCTGTTCTAGGGATATCGACTTCTTCCTTGAGCTCTTTTACAAGACCCTGCATGGTGTAATGATCGTCAAATTTGTCGAGTGCTTCAATTATTTCATCCGCAGATGGATCTTTAAGGATGCAGTTCTCAGCATCAAGATCCCCGAATATTGCCTTTTTGTAATTTAATCCTTCAAATCCGAGGATTATCGCATAAAAGATCCCGGAATCGGAAAAAAGATCGAGTGTGCCTGAGAGATCTGCATCCTTTATTGCAACGATCGTCCCTGCATTATGAACCTTTGCGGAATATGGAGCAAGACATTTCGATTCCGGCGGTTTTTCTGGTCCAAAATTGCAGATAACACCGGTTTTTCCCGGATTGAGAACTGAAAGTTTTTCAATAAATTCTGCAGTAGCAGTGTTATTTTCGGGATGGGATTCTCCTGTTATGTGGATGATCTTCATATAACCAGATCTGCACGATTAATATTTTCTATTTTCTGTTGATTCCCGGGGAGATAATCCAGGTCTCATACCTGCAGTAGATATGCCGGTTGAATAATGATCGAACCATCCGGGTAGTGGTATCTGCCTGAAACAATGTCGGGTTGTTATGCGTGTATCTTTTTTTCTTAATTTTCTCATGAAGAAGACAGGAAATCCGGCTCGCATAATCCCCCTTTTCTTATGTTCTGTGAATTTTGTTCCCGGGATCCATTTGTTTTTCCTAAAAAATCCCGGGAATCGATTTTTTCAGGGCGCACAATGTGATCACGATTTATCATCAATTATTGCCATAAAGAGTATTACTAAATAGTTCTTCATGTATTACGAACGGCCAAATAATATCAATATTGCGGTTTTTGTCGAAATTCATTCGACATTTGCCTTCTATTTTATTAGTATTATATTTGTCTTTATTAGGAATGCTTATATTCTGAGATATGATATTGTACCTTTGTCCCATGCGGGGACGTGCAGTAGTGATTAACATCGATAGCGACAGCATCCGCTGTCAGAGTTCAGTGAAAGTAAGGCATTGCACAAAGGGTATAGGAGGAAAATAAATGGCAAAATATTCCGAAACAATTGATCTCTATTCAGATGACGGAAAAGTCCTGAAGAGCAACGTAAACCTCGGTGCTATCAGTCCGCTTGTAAACCCGGCAACACTTAAGCTCATCGACTTAACCAAGAGGAGCATTGCAGTTAACCTTGGTGGAATCGAGGCAGCACTTAAGACCGGAAAGCTTGGAAAAGGCGGAATGATCATGGGCCGTGAACTTGACCTTCCGATTATGGCAAACAAAGACGCCATCGTCGCAAAGATCAAAGACATGCTCGATGTTGAAGGCGAAGGAACAGTTATAAACGAGTACAAGGGTGGAAACCTCCTTCTTGTAGAGGCTCCAAAGGCCCGTCTCGCAGCAGCATCTACATACGATGCAGCATTTACAGCAGTTGCAGCAGCAACAACCTACGCAATCGTCGACCAGTTCGACATTGATGCATTCAATGCATCGACCGTAAAGGCGGCAACATTCGGTGG
This genomic window contains:
- the tsaA gene encoding tRNA (N6-threonylcarbamoyladenosine(37)-N6)-methyltransferase TrmO; its protein translation is MATEDTVNYWKGREIVYRPIGVIHSEHTEQENTPIQGIFNPSVGEIELYPEYEKGLKDIDKFSHLILLYHFDRSTGPKLIQEPFLDGESPKGIFAIRHFNRPNPIGFSIVDLLGVKGNRLKIGSVDILDGTPLLDIKPYVYRFDHRDEVKSGWVDEKHLDDIEEWNATPKELRDRERTKFE
- a CDS encoding ABC transporter permease — translated: MSDIRHSRLKRFSIGVGVFVTAFILVVLLLIVSYSGPEALVSSIFSDEMMFAIYLSIVTSVTSTGLCILFAIPVSYALARYEFPFKNLINTSIDLPLALPPLVAGVGLLLLFGQTALGKGLAAAGIEFIFTPLGIIVAQFFVNLPFMVRILRSTFQSVSPRYEYVARTLGCSELQAFIKVTLPMAKNGFFAGTVITWSRAIGEFGAALMVAGATRMKTESLPVAVFLNMSTGDLDMATAAATILIIIAIISLYVFERYGGTTQI
- the wtpC gene encoding tungstate ABC transporter ATP-binding protein WtpC; this translates as MLELKDISIKLGEFSLEKINLCVDKGEYMVILGPTGAGKTIVLETIAGIYPPDSGSIELNGEDITFADPKDRNISMVYQDYMLFPHLSVYENIAFGLSVKKTPADEIEKKVSEVAEILGISHLLHRSVINLSGGEKQRTAISRAIVMEPHVLLLDEPLSALDVRTRERLRKELKRLHTRFKTTVLHVTHNFEEVFSLADRVAVLNQGKIIQIGVPDQVFSQPESKFIAEFVGTENIFRGDITSGSGCSVITVDGLEIVSTATGIEGNVYASVRPEDIMLSREPLKTPARNSFEGVVESITNNGTMVEIRVDAGIPFVTVLTRRGFSDIGIKEGDSVFLTFKAAAVHVFS
- the modA gene encoding molybdate ABC transporter substrate-binding protein, whose translation is MVKKLLAATVGLLLVFSVLLCGCTGSGDSGTVQADNASGEESLLVYCGAGMKAPMQIIGDKFTEETGIPVTYNYAGCGQLLAQMELTQMGDVFMPGATLEFNNAKKKGIVGNESLVAYHIPVIGVPLGNPANITSLEDLTKGGVKVSMGEPDSMALGTIAKNIFNKSGILDEVMDNVVVQRATVNEIVTDITLGNADAAIIWSDLYNPETMEIIEIPRSQNLIKIIPIGTLTFSDQPETAQKFVDFVASDSGGKAIFEEYGFIVYPNSEYADITP
- a CDS encoding molybdopterin-guanine dinucleotide biosynthesis protein B: MKVIQVVGRSNSGKTYFIHRLLERMTVMFPGKVGVIKHMGHHIFELAEGKDTTTHYEHGAECVAGVDAEKTVLTVRDDDLDRSLEILCDLGMKYAIIEGFKEYGFKKIVKGELESGECLLRDPTVDDVIESLDAFDDYYTLGGLVKELEEDERAPAGASIVTFSGVLENIPMDYGKIAGKIGEHEGIISVKILVNRKKVMIGVASVDTRSACNAIDRAVSDLGGMKS
- a CDS encoding molybdenum cofactor biosynthesis protein MoaE — its product is MKIIHITGESHPENNTATAEFIEKLSVLNPGKTGVICNFGPEKPPESKCLAPYSAKVHNAGTIVAIKDADLSGTLDLFSDSGIFYAIILGFEGLNYKKAIFGDLDAENCILKDPSADEIIEALDKFDDHYTMQGLVKELKEEVDIPRTGCYLHFNGIVREITGEERTEYMDFSDYDYIDKIIAEIRKDMEKVPGILGVRFYHSKGRLYAGDDVTYIAVAASHRQEAFKAVMDAIDRLKADLHNKK
- a CDS encoding formylmethanofuran dehydrogenase subunit C, with the protein product MRVVKLTPKPRKNPNLPVEAESIIPEHFMDESFRDLSVWEGNKEKSFCDFFDIEIAGEAASPDDIVLVLAGETRTLKRIGEYMTAGKITVEGDIGMHCGNFMSSGTIEIMGDADGWLGREMRGGRILCHGNAGHYCGSGYRGEKRGMRGGVLEVMGDTGDFCGEFLAGGEIIIHGNCGDMTGVDMRDGILKVYGECRRACGNMKGGTAYFFGKVNAMHPTFRDEGETNVDGKIMHHFAGDVANRGKGSLYVKEYEYY